The following proteins come from a genomic window of Brevibacillus antibioticus:
- a CDS encoding agmatine deiminase family protein — translation MKKIMVLCSGVVLTAGILMGCMPSKAEESQNMKKQYVGKYTMPDEKSKHEGTWLVWPHNFTYGKGYQEEVESIWIEMTAALSEGENVHIVAYDKYEKDYIYDLLYDEGIHMDKIDFYIAPTDDVWSRDTAPIFVYDKDKNLKMMDWGFNGWGKKTPYNKDALLSSKLSKQSGIERIDLNALVLEGGAFELDGNGTFLSTRSAVTNKNRNPKFSEADVEKYMKENLGATNFIWLDGVPGLDITDFHIDGFAKFYDQSTIITMKEEDLEEWGVPNKDIQTLLKAKNALGKPYKYVNLPISKHNVILENGKDLGYKGSYVNFYIGNTVVLVPNYHDPNDKIANEIIQKLYPDRKVIGIDVRELYKHGGMIHCVTQQQPVEMQ, via the coding sequence ATGAAGAAGATAATGGTACTGTGCTCAGGGGTTGTCTTAACAGCTGGGATCTTAATGGGTTGTATGCCAAGTAAGGCAGAGGAGAGTCAAAATATGAAAAAACAATACGTAGGTAAATACACCATGCCGGATGAAAAAAGCAAACATGAAGGTACGTGGTTAGTATGGCCGCATAACTTTACCTATGGGAAAGGTTATCAAGAAGAGGTTGAGTCCATTTGGATCGAGATGACAGCTGCCTTAAGTGAAGGGGAAAATGTCCATATTGTCGCTTATGATAAATACGAAAAGGACTATATTTATGATCTTCTGTACGATGAAGGTATCCATATGGATAAAATCGACTTCTATATTGCTCCTACGGACGATGTATGGTCAAGAGACACTGCACCGATCTTTGTATACGACAAGGATAAGAACTTGAAAATGATGGACTGGGGATTTAATGGATGGGGAAAGAAAACACCGTATAATAAAGATGCATTACTTTCAAGCAAGCTAAGCAAGCAATCAGGAATCGAACGAATTGATTTGAATGCGCTTGTACTTGAAGGTGGAGCGTTTGAACTGGACGGGAATGGTACTTTTTTATCGACACGCAGTGCTGTCACGAATAAAAATAGAAATCCCAAATTTTCAGAAGCAGATGTTGAGAAGTATATGAAAGAAAATCTTGGGGCGACGAATTTTATTTGGCTAGATGGTGTACCAGGCTTGGATATTACAGATTTTCATATTGACGGCTTTGCCAAATTTTATGATCAATCAACAATTATTACGATGAAGGAAGAGGATCTAGAGGAATGGGGTGTCCCGAATAAGGATATCCAAACTTTGCTGAAGGCGAAGAATGCCTTGGGCAAGCCGTATAAGTACGTGAATTTACCAATCAGTAAGCACAATGTCATTTTAGAGAATGGAAAGGACTTGGGATACAAAGGCTCCTATGTGAATTTCTATATTGGGAATACCGTTGTCCTAGTGCCGAATTATCATGATCCGAATGACAAAATCGCAAACGAGATCATCCAAAAGCTATACCCTGATCGTAAAGTGATTGGCATTGATGTCAGAGAGCTTTATAAACATGGTGGGATGATTCATTGTGTGACACAACAACAGCCAGTTGAAATGCAGTAA
- a CDS encoding MerR family transcriptional regulator codes for MYTISRFSQLCKMSPRMLRHYDKEELLKPLHVDETNGYRYYEKSQLETALLINKLKEYRFSLPEIKTILQTSDRKFFIEFIHSKINELSNEVNRYRQIIAEMQEMIEKKEDIIRGKRRMYDILLGMRNEVSIISQSLQIHIADMDKYIDSLYEKAEENHIQLLGAPSVLFLDEEFNPENSNIELMIPIIHEDGCDTSIEWQIKQLPEQFVATTLHFGSYDDIGYAHMALEEWADNNGYRLDGLPYETYLKGTECDCPMEEYVTQISVPIMKKARQ; via the coding sequence ATGTACACAATTAGCAGATTTTCTCAGCTTTGTAAAATGAGTCCGCGCATGTTGCGACACTATGACAAGGAAGAACTTTTGAAGCCCTTGCATGTCGATGAAACGAATGGGTACAGATACTATGAAAAAAGTCAATTAGAAACCGCATTACTCATTAATAAGCTGAAAGAATATAGATTTTCTCTGCCGGAGATTAAGACGATTCTTCAGACATCAGACAGGAAATTTTTTATCGAATTCATCCACTCGAAAATAAATGAATTGTCCAATGAGGTGAATCGTTATAGACAAATCATTGCAGAAATGCAGGAGATGATTGAAAAAAAGGAAGATATCATTCGAGGAAAGAGAAGAATGTACGATATATTGCTCGGAATGAGAAATGAAGTAAGTATCATCAGTCAAAGCTTGCAAATTCATATTGCGGACATGGACAAGTACATTGATTCTCTATACGAGAAGGCGGAAGAAAATCATATTCAGTTACTTGGTGCTCCGTCTGTCTTGTTTTTAGATGAAGAATTCAACCCTGAAAACAGTAATATTGAGTTGATGATCCCGATCATTCATGAGGACGGCTGCGATACATCAATCGAATGGCAAATCAAACAGCTCCCCGAGCAGTTTGTTGCTACTACTTTGCATTTCGGAAGTTATGACGATATCGGATACGCGCATATGGCGCTTGAAGAGTGGGCAGATAACAACGGCTACCGTCTGGATGGTCTGCCTTACGAAACCTACTTGAAAGGCACAGAATGTGATTGCCCTATGGAAGAGTATGTGACACAGATTAGTGTTCCTATCATGAAAAAAGCTAGACAATAA
- a CDS encoding MDR family MFS transporter, whose amino-acid sequence MQWLSWDLNLKTRLIGETLFNLLFWMYFPFLTLHFSDTFGKNVAGLLMTVPPIMSMVGNLFGGYLADRFGRRYVMLSGAFLQAGMFVLFAFSLSSWIDYLAFIGIGLGKAVYSPASSAMVADLTSEKDRRRIFATFVTAMNIGAVLGPALGAIFFFQYRSGLLWTCALVTLLYSIAIWSNVRETLPQSVKSSVASIHFPSVIKEQWQSYTVILRDKAFAIYIFAGMLITIAIVQLDLFLAVYVKEFVPAQTLLSWNVWSLSLSNTEIFGWMLGISGLLFVLCALPVTKWFESWSDRNVFLLSSLLFGMGMFLVGFTTNAWLLFGCVVVFTVGEVMRTPVEQSFVSKYAPEHARGQYMGAANLQYSLGRFLAPVTVILSEWIMPIGVFTFILLCSLLSAVLYMKLFQIVQKRESVHYG is encoded by the coding sequence GTGCAATGGCTGTCATGGGATCTGAACCTGAAGACCAGATTGATCGGCGAGACGCTTTTCAACCTATTGTTTTGGATGTACTTTCCCTTTCTTACCCTCCACTTTAGTGATACCTTTGGCAAAAATGTTGCCGGGTTACTCATGACAGTGCCACCGATTATGAGTATGGTCGGCAATCTTTTTGGCGGCTATTTGGCTGATCGATTTGGTCGTCGATATGTCATGCTGTCAGGAGCGTTTTTGCAGGCAGGCATGTTTGTGCTGTTTGCCTTCTCCCTCTCTTCTTGGATCGATTATCTTGCGTTTATTGGAATCGGGCTTGGCAAAGCGGTATACAGCCCGGCGAGTTCTGCGATGGTTGCTGATCTGACCTCCGAAAAAGACAGACGCAGAATCTTCGCTACCTTCGTTACAGCCATGAACATTGGCGCCGTATTGGGACCCGCTCTGGGGGCCATCTTTTTCTTTCAATACCGCAGTGGGCTGCTGTGGACGTGTGCGCTTGTCACTCTTTTGTATTCGATTGCAATCTGGAGCAATGTGAGAGAGACACTGCCACAGTCCGTAAAAAGCTCTGTCGCCTCCATCCATTTCCCTTCCGTTATAAAGGAGCAATGGCAGAGCTACACCGTCATTCTACGCGACAAAGCCTTCGCCATCTATATTTTCGCAGGCATGCTGATAACGATCGCAATCGTGCAGCTCGATTTATTTTTGGCGGTCTATGTAAAAGAGTTCGTCCCAGCGCAGACGCTGCTTTCGTGGAATGTCTGGTCGCTCTCGCTTAGCAATACGGAGATTTTCGGATGGATGCTGGGAATAAGCGGCCTTCTGTTTGTTCTGTGCGCCCTACCTGTTACCAAATGGTTTGAGAGCTGGAGCGACCGGAATGTCTTCCTCTTGTCCTCTTTGCTATTTGGTATGGGCATGTTTTTGGTGGGATTCACGACGAATGCCTGGTTGTTGTTCGGTTGCGTGGTCGTCTTTACAGTAGGGGAAGTGATGCGAACTCCGGTCGAGCAGAGCTTCGTTAGCAAATACGCACCAGAACATGCACGCGGACAGTACATGGGTGCCGCTAACCTGCAGTACTCGCTCGGCCGCTTCCTCGCTCCCGTAACCGTCATTCTTTCCGAGTGGATCATGCCTATTGGTGTTTTCACGTTCATCTTGCTATGCTCTCTGTTGAGTGCCGTTCTTTACATGAAGCTATTCCAAATCGTGCAGAAACGCGAGTCAGTTCATTACGGATAA
- a CDS encoding YbaK/EbsC family protein, which translates to MIASPLEKVRSYVQRYDSSIEPILFEQPLPTSEVAAQALGVEIGQIAKSILFRVDEQFALFVAAGDVRVHPKQVKAAFGQGKPKMATPEEVEKMTGFRVGAVCPFALQEEVPVYVDRSLKRFSVVYTAAGIAESLLPVTYEALLEMTGAKEINAASPEGDVS; encoded by the coding sequence ATGATCGCAAGCCCTTTGGAAAAGGTTCGCAGCTACGTACAACGCTATGATTCGAGCATCGAGCCGATTTTGTTTGAACAGCCGTTGCCTACGTCCGAGGTCGCTGCACAGGCATTAGGTGTCGAGATCGGCCAAATCGCAAAGTCGATCTTGTTTCGGGTGGATGAGCAGTTCGCCTTGTTTGTTGCAGCAGGCGATGTACGTGTCCATCCCAAGCAAGTGAAGGCAGCATTTGGACAAGGAAAGCCAAAGATGGCAACGCCGGAAGAGGTAGAAAAAATGACAGGCTTCCGTGTCGGAGCAGTTTGTCCGTTTGCTTTGCAGGAGGAAGTGCCTGTCTATGTGGATCGCTCCTTGAAGCGTTTCTCGGTCGTTTATACGGCTGCTGGCATTGCGGAATCACTTTTGCCAGTCACTTATGAGGCCTTGTTGGAGATGACAGGAGCGAAGGAAATCAATGCGGCTTCACCAGAAGGGGATGTATCTTGA
- a CDS encoding MOSC domain-containing protein, translating into MKKVGTLQTIFRHPVKGMRGEELSSSTIDEFGLYGDRAYYFRDNARQGKYLSADVVPALIGYHASMSEGTGKEAYPPIRIEARDGSVHTWDEALFAHVAETAKRSITPMISSPQEGGVNWEDHILLVTDASLKEIARQIGAEQVDPRRFRGNLVVVLEDDEPFAEDKWLGKQIKINDVTLQVNKHCERCVYVNIDPETLAMTPAVLKACVKRHNNHFGVYASVVTTGSVSQGDDVFLVERESDGE; encoded by the coding sequence ATGAAAAAAGTAGGAACACTACAGACCATTTTCCGTCATCCTGTCAAAGGAATGCGGGGGGAAGAGCTATCATCAAGTACGATCGATGAATTTGGCTTGTATGGAGACCGTGCCTATTATTTTAGGGATAATGCTCGTCAAGGGAAGTATCTGAGTGCGGATGTTGTACCCGCTCTTATCGGGTATCACGCCAGCATGAGCGAAGGGACAGGAAAAGAAGCGTATCCGCCAATTCGGATAGAAGCCCGAGATGGCAGTGTACATACGTGGGATGAAGCTTTATTTGCCCATGTCGCGGAGACTGCGAAACGCTCCATTACACCGATGATTAGTAGTCCGCAAGAAGGCGGCGTGAACTGGGAAGACCACATTCTGTTGGTCACGGATGCATCTCTTAAAGAGATCGCGCGGCAGATTGGCGCAGAACAGGTAGATCCACGACGCTTTCGGGGGAATTTGGTCGTTGTCCTGGAAGATGATGAGCCGTTTGCGGAAGACAAATGGCTGGGCAAACAGATCAAAATCAATGATGTGACCTTGCAAGTCAACAAGCACTGCGAGCGCTGTGTATATGTCAATATCGACCCAGAAACGTTGGCGATGACTCCTGCTGTATTGAAGGCATGCGTCAAGCGTCACAACAATCACTTCGGTGTTTATGCTTCAGTTGTCACGACGGGCAGTGTGTCACAAGGCGATGACGTTTTTTTAGTGGAGAGGGAGAGTGACGGGGAATGA
- a CDS encoding NAD kinase, which yields MKIATVLRNDDYTREVEQALKEKLQAANSPFTFVKGPAEQPDMVLSIGGDGTLLEAVHQYGIEPSYVGIHTGHLGFYADWRPEELDEFVERLMNDEPLIAEYPTVQCRISTRDGKQYEKWALNEMVLRNANLSTLVSCVYINGEELETFRGDGLIVSSPSGSTAYNKAVDGAIVHPSIEAIQLSEIASINNQAYRTINSSLVLPKHHEIELIVMNPEIMIGLDREQAVWKDVCSIRCRVGPDKVKFARYKRLTFWGRVRNSFISG from the coding sequence ATGAAGATTGCGACTGTACTGCGAAATGATGATTATACACGAGAAGTGGAACAAGCCTTGAAAGAAAAGCTGCAAGCAGCCAATAGCCCGTTTACCTTCGTCAAGGGACCGGCTGAACAACCGGATATGGTGTTGTCCATCGGGGGAGATGGGACACTTTTGGAGGCCGTACATCAATACGGGATCGAGCCGTCCTATGTGGGGATTCATACGGGCCATCTCGGCTTCTATGCGGACTGGCGACCCGAGGAGCTGGACGAATTCGTTGAGCGTTTGATGAACGATGAGCCTCTGATCGCTGAATACCCGACGGTTCAATGCAGGATCAGTACAAGAGATGGAAAGCAGTACGAAAAGTGGGCGTTGAATGAAATGGTTTTGCGTAACGCGAATTTGTCTACCTTGGTGTCATGCGTCTATATAAATGGCGAAGAGCTGGAGACGTTTCGCGGTGACGGCTTGATCGTTTCATCACCGTCAGGAAGTACAGCCTACAACAAGGCGGTGGATGGAGCGATTGTTCATCCGTCCATTGAGGCGATTCAGTTGTCCGAGATCGCTTCGATCAATAACCAAGCGTATCGGACGATCAACAGCTCACTTGTATTGCCGAAGCACCATGAAATAGAGCTGATTGTCATGAATCCTGAGATTATGATCGGCTTGGACCGCGAGCAGGCAGTATGGAAAGATGTGTGTTCCATTCGTTGCCGAGTGGGACCTGACAAAGTGAAATTCGCTCGCTACAAGCGACTGACGTTTTGGGGGCGGGTTCGCAATTCGTTTATATCCGGATAG
- a CDS encoding NUDIX domain-containing protein, whose amino-acid sequence MAWYHAVAKWYWKIRKPLTLGVRVIVTNEEKGVLLIRHTYVHGWYLPGGGVERGESFGDAARRELWEECGIRADGLTLCHLFYSEREGKRDHIALYHVDLTPDQDLHKDDKEVAEMRFFAWDELPQEISPATERRLSQFRKQSFHSDRW is encoded by the coding sequence ATGGCTTGGTACCATGCAGTGGCGAAATGGTATTGGAAAATCCGCAAGCCTCTCACCTTGGGTGTGCGTGTCATTGTTACGAATGAAGAAAAGGGAGTCTTGTTAATTCGGCATACGTATGTCCATGGCTGGTATTTGCCGGGAGGAGGAGTGGAGCGAGGAGAGTCGTTTGGGGATGCTGCTCGCAGGGAGTTGTGGGAGGAGTGTGGAATACGAGCGGACGGACTTACCCTCTGCCATCTTTTTTACAGTGAGCGGGAAGGGAAACGAGACCACATTGCCTTGTATCATGTCGACCTCACACCTGACCAAGATTTGCATAAGGATGACAAAGAAGTAGCGGAAATGCGCTTTTTTGCTTGGGATGAGCTTCCTCAGGAAATATCACCAGCTACAGAGAGGCGTTTATCTCAATTTCGCAAGCAGTCCTTTCATAGTGACCGCTGGTGA